CACCGATTATAGCCCCAAATAGTGTCGAAAGAAAGAATGACAAAAGTACTAGTTTCACTCCTAGCACAAAGCCAATTAACGCAAATAGTTTAATATCACCACCGCCCATTCCCCCTTTACTAACAAGTGCAATCACTAAGAGCAGTGCAAAGCCAACTAACGCACCGACAATGCTATCCCACCAGGGTGTTAACGGCCAAAGAAAGCGTTCAATTAAAAAAATCCCTGCAAATACGATCAAAATTTTATCAGGGATGATCATATAATGAATATCTGAAACTAATATTATCATAAAAACTGAAATCAGAGACCATGCAACAATCAATTCCCATGACCAACCAATTTGGTATGGAGCAAGCACAAACAATATTCCAGTCAAACATTCGATAAATGGATAGATAGGAGAAATCCGCGACTTGCAGCCGCGGCATTTCCCCCCTTGAAGAAAATAAGAAAGAACCGGAATAAGTTCAAACGCTGTTAGTTTATGCCCACATGTCGGACAAGCCGAGCGTGGGGTGACGATTGATTTTTTTAATGGGATGCGTAAGCCTACTACGTTGAAAAAGGAGCCTAGGGTGATTCCGTAAATAAAAAATAAGAGAATAATTTTAGTTTCCACCACTATATTCCAAAAGTTCTGCTTCAGTTAAATTACCATCGCCATCTTTATCAGCAATAGTTCCAGCATCGTGTCCTGAAATACTATATGATAATTTTCCATTTGTTCCAGGAGTTGCAGTAACTATATAGTCTAATTTTGTATCTTTTACGTTATCTAAATAGGTTTCCAAATCATCATTATTCATTGAATGATCAGTTGGATTAGTAGAATTATATAATTTTGCGGCGTTAATGATTTGAACTGCCTCTGCAACCTTTGCATCCTTCTTAGTTTTATTAATAATCCCCCCAATACTCGGCACCGCAATAGCTGAAATAATCCCCAATATAACAATAACAGCCAATAATTCCACTAATGTCATACCGCGCTGATTTTTAATTCTCTTTTTTAATTTATGTAACATGTCTTCACTTCTCCCTCTAGGTCTATTAGCCTATTATTCTATTTACTTGTATTATAATTTATTTGTTGAAAATAAAATATGTCAAATTTCATATATTTTATCTTTTTTGCTCAATTTTTGCAATTTTCGCAAATTATTAATACTTCTTGTCGAATTGGTTAAACATTTCAAACATTGGTACCATTATCGCTGTAACAATGGTTCCTACAATTCCTGCGAGTAAAATGATCATTATTGGTTCAATCAAAGACTTTAGCTTATCTGTACCAAGTTCGACTTCCTTTTCATAGAAATCAGCAACTTTTGCTAGCATCGTATCTAATGCACCGGTTTGTTCGCCAATGACGATCATTTGCGTCACAAGTGGGGGAAAGGCCCAGTGCTTTTTCATCGGCTCAGTCATGGAACGGCCTTTTTCAAGTGACAGCCTTGACTGTTCGATCACCTTAGCCATTACTTCATTTTCAACCACCTTTTCGACAATTGACATCGCCTGAAGAATCGGTACAGAGCTTGAAAATAAAGAACTTAGTGTTCGCATCATCCGTGCAAGTGCTGCTTTTTGGAGCATTTTCCCAAAAATCGGCATGCGTAAGGCCATATAATCCAAATAATACTTTGTTTCCTTGTTTTTTCGAAGAAAGATAAACAATAAAACGATGAAAATA
The Neobacillus sp. PS3-40 genome window above contains:
- a CDS encoding prepilin peptidase, coding for METKIILLFFIYGITLGSFFNVVGLRIPLKKSIVTPRSACPTCGHKLTAFELIPVLSYFLQGGKCRGCKSRISPIYPFIECLTGILFVLAPYQIGWSWELIVAWSLISVFMIILVSDIHYMIIPDKILIVFAGIFLIERFLWPLTPWWDSIVGALVGFALLLVIALVSKGGMGGGDIKLFALIGFVLGVKLVLLSFFLSTLFGAIIGGSALLLKIVKRRQPIPFGPFIVAGTLSAYFWGPKIINLYLRFLSHGY
- a CDS encoding type II secretion system protein, giving the protein MLHKLKKRIKNQRGMTLVELLAVIVILGIISAIAVPSIGGIINKTKKDAKVAEAVQIINAAKLYNSTNPTDHSMNNDDLETYLDNVKDTKLDYIVTATPGTNGKLSYSISGHDAGTIADKDGDGNLTEAELLEYSGGN